From the Lycium ferocissimum isolate CSIRO_LF1 unplaced genomic scaffold, AGI_CSIRO_Lferr_CH_V1 ctg17268, whole genome shotgun sequence genome, the window CTGTCTTAATGCAAAATGATCATCCTCTAGCATACATGAGTAAAGGGCTGAGTGTGAAACATCAACAACTATCTGTGTATGAGAAGGAAATGAAGGCAATTGTTGCTGCAATAGACAAGTGGAGGCCTTACTTAATTGGGAGGCATTTCTTTATTAAGACAGATCACCAAAGTCTTAAGTACttattggagtagagaatttCCACACCCAGCCAACAGAAATGGCTTGCCAAGTTGATGGGGTATGACTACACGATCTTATACAAGAAGGGGAAGGACAACTTAGTAGCAGATGCTTTGTCCAGATTTCCTTGTGAAGGTATCCAACTGCACACATTATCCACTGTTACATCTGATTTCTTAGCTAGAATCAGAATAGTATATGATAAGGACTTGAGGCTCGCAAAGAATCGCTCTTACAATTACCCAGTAATGCCCTCTCCAACCCTATTTACTTGTTACAAGATGGGGTTCTGTATAGAAAGGGCAGAATTGTCATTGCTCAAGATCCCCAACTCAAGGATGATATACTACATTTCTTGCATGATGGTGCTGTTGGTGGCCACTCTGGCATGGCTTCTACTCTACATAGAGTAAGCCAAATCTATTATTGGAAGGGCATGAAACAAGATGTTTATGCTCATGTCAAGAAGTGCACTGTTTGTCAGCAATGCAAAGGAGAAAATGTGAAGTCTCCAGGCTTGTTGCAACCCCTACCCATCCCTGAGAGGGTATGGCAGGATATCAGCCTAGATTTTATTGAAGGACTCCCTAAAGTAAACAACAAATCTGTTATTTTGGTTGTAGTTGATCGATTGAGCAAGTATGCTCACTTTATTAGCTTGACTCATCCCTATTCAGCATCCACAGTTGCTCAGGCTTTCTTAGACAACATTTATAAACTGCATGGCCTCCCTCAGACCATTGTCAGTGATCGAGACACTATATTTCTGAGCAAATTCTGGCAAGCTCTCTTTGCAGTCCAAGGAGTTCAGTTGCATCACTCCACAGCTTACCACCCTCAGTCCGATGGCCAGACTGAGGTTGTTAATAAGTGCTTAGAAGGCTACTTAAGGTGCATGTGCAATGATAGACCTAAAGAATGGGTGCATTGGTTGGCACTTGCTGAATGGTGGTACAATTCCACCTATCACTCTGCTATAAAGATGACACCTTTCGAAGTGTTATATGGTCAGAAACCTCCCCTACATCTTCCTTATATCCCACACAGCTCTATGGTGGATCAAGTGGATCGAAGTCTACAAGCAAGGGAGAGTACTATCAGGCTACTTAAACATCATTTGTTGTTAGCGCAATCTAGAATGAAGGCTCAAGCAGATAAGAAGAGAAGTTCTAGGTGTTTTGCTGTTGGAGATATGGTGTATGTGAAACTGCAACCCTACAGACAAATGTCTCTGAAGGGTCACTCTTACCATAAGCTCAGTCCTAAGTACTTTGGTCCATTCAAAGTGATCAAGAGAGTGGGGTCTGTTGCTTATCAGTTGGATCTTCCCTCTAATGCCAAGATACACCACACTTTTCATGTCTCTCAGTTGAAGTTGCAGGTGGGGGGCGCACTCTCTTTGTTTTCGATTTTGTGGCCATCTCTACTCATGGTCATATTGTTATGGATCCGAAAGCCATCCTTGACAGCAGGCAAATGCTCAAACAGGGCAAATAAATTACTCAAGTCTTGGTGAAGTGGTTTAATTGCTCTTCTGAAGATAGCACCTGGTTGGATCTGCATTCTTTTAAACAACAGTTTCCACATTTTGTCCTTGAGGACAAGGACTTTTGAGAGGGGAGGATGTTGTTATATGCCATATTTGTATAAGAGGGCATAGTAGTCAACTGACAGTGGTATAGGAGGGTATAATAGTCAATTCACAGCTAAGTGACAGCTGGAGGTAGTTAGTAGAAGTAACCGACTTGTTAGAGGTTGTTAGCAGTAGTAGTCGGTTAAGTAATTCTCTACATATACAAAGATACAAGTCATTGTAATTCATTCATTGATTAGTGATAATAAACTCTATCTCTCTTTGTCTTCTCTATTGGTATCTCTCTTTCATTTGCCTTTGTTCAGAGATCATTCTTCTCCATTGATCTCTTAGGTCTACAGAATTGTGTTAAGCTCAATTAACACATTCCAATCccaggattagttatcccgggattgttATTCCACCCTCTATGTGGGATAAAAAAACACTATAATCCCGGGAATTAGTTATCCCAAgtttttattccaaccaaacgtgggataaggtgacactaaatttttatcccaacactatttttgcttattcatcataccaaacgagccctatcCGTTTCAACTTAAgtgtcttaattttttttttttttgtgtcccaaaaagagtgatcttttctatatttagcaaGTTTTCAATTCCAATGAAAATTTGGGTGATTTACTAATAGCTTGTATGGATTTTTTTCTAATGAGAAGATTGGAAGCTGTACGATAACTCCGAGCATGGTTGAGATACTATAGTACtaacaaaaacaagaaatggTCTTTTAAGGAGAGTTATTTATGTAAGAAAAGggcaaaagaaaaagggaaaaaaaaaaacagataaaAGGCATAGAAACACCCCCATAAAATTATCAGTTACACACTTAAACgcaataatttcaataatatacaatccagcataaaatattatatcCACGTagcaatatttttaatttacatccgCATAATCAACTTTCTTTTGCCATAGTGTAtatacacacgatatacaatattatacaacattatacacttactgtagacaatataatatataaaccttgtataaaagtgtataatattgtataaaagGATCATGTTGGGTAATATTAGAAATATGGGCCATTTCGGAtatatattttctccaaatagacATGAAGTGTTATTTTCCCCTTAAACTATGCGAGGGTTTATTACCTcgatttcttttttattaaatagactctttgaacttattttttacGTATTATTTATCCCACTCACTAATTACctagtaaaaaaaaagttaaaacgcAGCATGTACAAACACACGTCAATTCTAAACTAAGAAAAAGGGAggcttttatgtcttttttcatttgattcttTCAAACCTATATGATCGTATATATACCCTCATCAAGTGattcgaaaaaagaaaaaaagaataaaagaagagtCGGAGATGGAACAGTGAAAGAAAGAGGTCTATTATGTCCCACATCGGTGGGCTAGTGTGCTTATATGGGTTTAAATAGCATTGGGTCTCCCACCTTAAAAGTTAGCTTCGGGGGTGTGACTTATGAGTTAGGTCCAAAGTTGTTATAAGAACGAAGGGTTTGAGCTCGAATAAGGGTATTGTAGCTGTACGATAATTCTGAGAATGATTGAACATAGATTTAGTgtaaagaaaaattgaagtaaCTCATCATTCAGCGAAAAGCCAAAATAAATGCACTCTATAgtggagaaaatgacaaaaatggtcctcATGTTTgggagtaggttcaaaatagagatcttttaaatttgtcaaaaagtaatttttttttatctctgcCAAAAATTTAATAAACTCCGTTGTTGGATTTGACGAGAACTGTATGAAAaaagatttaataaaaaatataaattgcaACACAAACTATGCTAgacaccaaaaaagaaaaaaagggaccAAACTAGCCGAAATTGCACTGAGAAAACTACATCAAACTCTAGAAAATGACTTGGGAGTTTAAGTGACTAATCTTTGAAGGTAAATTTGATTAGCTTAacttaatatttaaaattacaatttatatATCCAAGAATTACACCACAAATAGTATAAGTTGCTATTCTTCCTGTGTCCATAGGacgaaaaaatataatttaaataactTGTTATTCTTCTCATATCAATacgatgaaaaaaaaaatattttaaaatatatttatataatttgaatctCAAACGATCAAAAGTGTCACACaaagtttatttcttttttaaaattaaattggtACTATAAGCATAAGGATTCTTTATTGAGAGCTCTCTGCCTTTTTGTTTTCGTTTGGTATATGCTTCAATTAAGGTTTATCTCCATGTACAAAGGCCCCTCCTTTTCTTGGTATCTGTGCATATCTCCATTCTTTCAAAATTGGTTCTTGTATTTGGGAATTTTCTAGCAATAATTTGAATTGATTGGTTTCACTTTCAAGCATTTTTCAAGAATAAGAGATTTGGGCTTACTTGAAAAAGGTAAAGACTGAACCTTTATACATTTTTAAGTGATTCTTTGAGCTTGTACACTTGCTTTAGCATTTAAAGTTAGCATCTTTTGGTTGATTACTTGCtgtatttgaaagaaaaaaaaaactcattctTTATTCATTTTATATGAGATTATTGTTGATACTGAGAATGGGGCTGttttttcttcccctttttacTAGGTGTTCATAACatctttttaatgttttttaatTAATAGAAAAAGTATAATTCCTCTTTCCCAATTTGTTTGCAATAGTTAGGGAGTTCAATAGAAAAATTGTTATTTCTAATTCAGTAGTTTAAGTGTTGCAAGTTGTAATTTGGCTATCAATGATTATATAATACTTGAGTATTTGTGTTGAGAATTCCAGTTTGTTTCATTGGTGCTTTCATCCAGAGGTCTCTAATGGAGGACCAAAAATTACTCAAGGCTTTCGGTGATGATTCAATTCAAGAAATGAAGGATTCAATCTCTAAGGATCTCGTGGAATTTCGTTCGATGTTGCTGGAGGTTTTGAGAAAAAAGACTAGTACCTCTTTTGAATCCCGAAACACGGCTATGGACGCCAAATTATGGCAGTTTCAAGGTGAGAATCCGGAGGGTTGGATATTCCAAGCAGAGCATTATTTTGATTTCTATAAAATTGAGGATGATCAGAAGCTTACTGTGGCGTCGTTCTATCTCGATGGTGAAGCATCGAAATGGTATCGGTGGTTATTTAGGAATAAGCAATTACTTGATTGGCCGCATTTCGCTGATAAGGTGAGAATTCGATTTAAGCAAAAAGGATTTGAGTCGATGGAAGGGAGATTTGAGTACCCAAGTCGTTTTGAAGCTATCTCGTCGGC encodes:
- the LOC132042701 gene encoding uncharacterized protein LOC132042701 produces the protein MEDQKLLKAFGDDSIQEMKDSISKDLVEFRSMLLEVLRKKTSTSFESRNTAMDAKLWQFQGENPEGWIFQAEHYFDFYKIEDDQKLTVASFYLDGEASKWYRWLFRNKQLLDWPHFADKVRIRFKQKGFESMEGRFEYPSRFEAISSAFSESDVYSTQYWNARHDYNDQTFAHKVFGENPNRKTENVVDIEIIL